A region from the Triticum aestivum cultivar Chinese Spring chromosome 3D, IWGSC CS RefSeq v2.1, whole genome shotgun sequence genome encodes:
- the LOC123078174 gene encoding uncharacterized protein has protein sequence MAPPSSSSAPPPSSWVILGSIQRVSAPAGGGDASLALAAPPRVSILNVSQSVFPEAATPHHFPFVLAADPSGLLLLQANLSRPPRREVLDGPASHGVYWKDSTSRYFVLDATTAPGTAFHLPDPEPPNTILHQALLGLLASPAGGGHYMVAELQPIIGLDKATLLCFSTEVGEWVEKRVHCPLPPRPLVPIGVVSHHGRFWWVDLSWGVIHCDPFADKPVLGFVPFPPERVLKCREGWGVTDEYRYVGVSDGKLRFVDTYVRSGDAPKVAVWTLAHPDSTEWTLEQETTFAEIWGDKSYKATRLPKKMPVLALIHPKNPCVVFFFLEQQLFGVDVRTRKVVDCKPYGLVAPPSCYIASRFVRAWELPQPLPSDNNAMPSSCPVGMLNWCKGIKAKKDKARAPHKPSPGYYHLVGHTRQTFIG, from the exons ATGGCGCCTCCGTCCTCctcgtccgccccgccgccgtcgtcgtggGTCATCCTAGGCAGCATCCAGCGCGTCTCCGCACCGGCCGGCGGGGGCGACGCCTCCCTCGCGCTCGCGGCGCCGCCGCGCGTCTCGATCCTCAACGTCTCCCAGAGCGTCTTTCCGGAAGCGGCCACGCCCCATCACTTCCCCTtcgtcctcgccgccgacccttccggcctgctcctcctccaggccaacCTGAGCCGCCCGCCCAGACGCGAAGTCCTCGACGGCCCCGCCAGCCATGGCGTGTACTGGAAAGACTCCACCTCGCGCTACTTCGTTCTCGACGCCACCACCGCCCCGGGGACGGCGTTCCACCTCCCCGACCCCGAGCCCCCCAACACCATCCTGCACCAGGCCCTCCTCGGCCTTCTCGCCTCCCCTGCCGGTGGCGGACACTACATGGTCGCGGAGCTCCAGCCCATCATCGGCCTGGACAAAGCCacgctcctctgcttctccacaGAGGTCGGGGAGTGGGTCGAGAAGCGCGTCCACTGCCCGCTCCCGCCACGCCCGCTGGTTCCCATCGGCGTGGTCTCGCACCACGGGAGGTTCTGGTGGGTGGACCTCTCATGGGGCGTCATCCACTGCGACCCCTTCGCCGACAAGCCGGTCCTGGGCTTCGTCCCCTTCCCGCCGGAGAGGGTCCTCAAGTGCAGGGAAGGCTGGGGTGTCACCGACGAGTACCGCTACGTGGGCGTCAGCGATGGCAAGCTGCGGTTCGTTGACACGTACGTGCGCAGCGGCGACGCTCCCAAGGTCGCCGTGTGGACGCTGGCACATCCAGACTCCACGGAGTGGACGCTGGAGCAGGAGACGACGTTTGCGGAGATCTGGGGCGACAAGAGCTACAAGGCCACCAGGCTGCCCAAGAAGATGCCCGTGCTTGCACTCATCCACCCCAAGAACCCGTGCGTCGTCTTCTTCTTcctggagcagcaactcttcggcGTCGACGTGCGCACGCGCAAGGTCGTGGACTGCAAGCCCTATGGGCTAGTTGCGCCGCCGAGCTGCTACATCGCCAGCCGATTCGTTCGCGCTTGGGAGTTGCCGCAGCCGCTCCCCTCAGATAATAACGCAATGCCATCCTCCTGTCCTGTCG GGATGCTTAACTGGTGCAAGGGCATCAAGGCTAAAAAAGATAAAGCACGAGCACCCCACAAGCCATCGCCAGGGTATTACCACTTGGTGGGACATACCAGGCAGACATTCATAGGATGA